In Apostichopus japonicus isolate 1M-3 chromosome 3, ASM3797524v1, whole genome shotgun sequence, a single genomic region encodes these proteins:
- the LOC139958503 gene encoding membrane-associated tyrosine- and threonine-specific cdc2-inhibitory kinase-like: MGRKLFRRRQVKNKQNRQRGRRSTLNKIFWWFACLRSSDQDGTSTDVSQNASTIDSYTSSGGSCSVSDSEIIHADHPSDVTISIDDPCTGSYLSSQDTKSSDELHVSSVCERMGLSNIPYIPPGDLEEVEDEWGMPIFLGGGGNGAVQLMRIKSTQVLCAVKTQYKHLNEKTAGQNFASEVRVLKALQGLECIPTFFGVTLPQDDGPFPAIVQEFVRNGQSYTATSLYDATEKCLITKDNYLQVAMDICLALRDMHSRYWLHCDIKSDNIMLQTSSVADDTEDLWDDVDSVASWEPTQDIYPTESNPNFKIKLIDFGLTLNMNDQKQYLQFTDERQAEVRKNSIHVAPEVITGQRPFSKASDVFSIGRVLKDLSVVGDDFLLRLGDQCMKPNPDERPKLDDVKDIINVRIQSVKIP; this comes from the exons ATGGGAAGAAAACTTTTCAGAAGAAGACAAGTGAAGAACAAGCAGAACCGCCAACGAGGAAG ACGTTCAACTTTGAACAAGATCTTCTGGTGGTTCGCTTGTTTGAGGTCTTCAGACCAAGACGGTACCTCCACTGATGTATCCCAGAATGCATCTACCATTGACTCATACACGTCATCTGGAGGTTCCTGCTCTGTCAGTGATAGTGAAATTATCCACGCCGATCATCCAAGTGACGTCACTATCTCAATTGACGATCCCTGCACGGGATCCTATCTAAG CTCACAAGACACTAAATCCAGTGATGAGCTTCACGTATCCTCTGTATGTGAGAGGATGGGACTTTCTAATATTCCCTACATCCCTCCTGGAGATCTGGAAGAGGTTGAGGATGAGTGGGGTATGCCCATCTTTCTAGGAGGAGGTGGTAATGGGGCTGTACAACTGATGAGAATCAAATCAACTCAAGTACTTTGTGCAGTCAAGACTCAGTACAAACATCTCAATGAAAAAACTGCCGGTCAG AACTTTGCAAGCGAGGTGAGAGTTTTGAAAGCATTACAAGGCTTGGAGTGCATTCCAACATTTTTCGGCGTCACTTTGCCACAAGACGATGGACCTTTTCCCGCCATAGTGCAAGAGTTCGTCAGAAACGGTCAATCGTACACTGCAACGTCACTCTATGATGCCACAGAAAAGTGTCTTATCACAAAAGATAATTATTTACAGGTGGCGATGGATATCTGTTTGGCTCTGAGGGACATGCACTCCAGATATTGGTTGCATTGTGACATCAAATCGGACAACATTATGTTGCAGACATCGAGTGTCGCAGACGACACTGAGGACCTATGGGATGACGTCGACAGCGTTGCATCATGGGAACCAACTCAGGACATATATCCTACTGAGTCAAATCCAAActtcaaaattaaattgattgattttggTTTGACATTAAACATGAATgatcaaaaacaatatttacaattcACCGACGAAAGACAGGCCGAGGTGAGGAAGAACTCCATTCATGTTGCACCGGAAGTAATCACAGGTCAAAGGCCATTCAGCAAAGCTTCTGATGTATTTTCCATCGGCCGCGTCCTGAAAGACCTGAGTGTCGTCGGAGACGACTTTCTGTTGCGTCTTGGAGATCAATGTATGAAACCTAATCCAGATGAAAGACCAAAACTGGATGACGTCAAGGACATTATAAATGTCAGGATACAGAGTGTGAAGATACCTTAA
- the LOC139958620 gene encoding uncharacterized protein — MFYLQDLLDWTFLGAPMDQYYVIIKCSQLCTVVTHCFTIMEANHGPCLHLVMSTLLYIANKAICLSKNYFHLLRDSFIFLDNIVYHGKKTFQKKTSEEQAEPPTRKTFNFEHDLLVVRLFEVFRARWYLH, encoded by the exons ATGTTTTATCTTCAAGATTTATTAGATTGGACATTTCTAGGTGCGCCAATGGATCAGTATTACGTAATAATTAAATGCAGTCAACTCTGCACTGTAGTGACCCATTGTTTCACCATAATGGAAGCTAACCATGGACCATGTTTACATCTAGTGATGTCAACATTACTTTACATTGCGAACAAAGCGATTTGTTTATCGAAAAACTACTTTCATCTTTTACGAGATTCCTTCATCTTCTTGGATAATATTG TTTATCATGGGAAGAAAACTTTTCAGAAGAAGACAAGTGAAGAACAAGCAGAACCGCCAACGAGGAAG ACGTTCAACTTTGAACACGATCTTCTGGTGGTTCGCTTGTTTGAGGTCTTCAGAGCAAGATGGTACCTCCACTGA